A single genomic interval of Pyrus communis chromosome 5, drPyrComm1.1, whole genome shotgun sequence harbors:
- the LOC137733767 gene encoding probable sulfate transporter 4.2 isoform X2 has translation MEITYASPSYTDFAAGSSMPTSARPVRIIPLQHPDTTSSSSSSSPWAALSKWKSKVQSMTWVEWLALFLPCSRWIRTYKWREYLQVDLMSGITVGVMLVPQAMSYAKLAGLEPIYGLYSGFIPLFVYAIFGSSRQLAVGPVALVSLLVSNVLTSIVDSSDALYTELAILLAFMVGVMECILGLLRLGWIIRFISHSVISGFTTASAIVIALSQAKYFLGYDIERSSKIVPLIKSIIAGADGFSWPPFVMGSVILAILLTMKHLGKTRKYLRFLRAAGPLTAVLSGTIFVKIFNPSSISLVGDIPQGLPSFSIPKAFGYATSLIPTALLITGVAILESVGIAKALAAKNGYELDSNQELFGLGVANIFGSFFSAYPTTGSFSRSAVNHESGAKTGLSGLVMGIVMACALLFMTPLFEYIPQCALAAIVISAVIGLVDYDEAIFLWGVDKKDFLLWTITATTTLFLGIEIGVLIGVGVSLAFVIHESANPHIAVLGRLPGTTVYRNIQQYPEAYTYNGIVIVRIDAPIYFANISYIKDRLREYEVEVDRSTSRGPEVERIYFVIIEMAPVTYIDSSAVQALKDLHQEYKLRDIQIAISNLNGEVLKTLSSAGVVDLIGKEWYFVRVHDAVQVCLQRVQSLKETPKAADPSSEERLSSFQRLLRQRAEDSSVSELESGTQINPQLEPLLSRKSS, from the exons ATGGAGATAACCTACGCATCTCCAAGCTACACGGACTTCGCCGCCGGATCCTCCATGCCGACCTCCGCCCGACCCGTTCGAATCATCCCGCTCCAGCACCCCGACACGACTTCGTCGAGCTCCTCGTCGTCGCCGTGGGCGGCGCTGTCGAAATGGAAATCGAAGGTCCAGAGCATGACCTGGGTCGAATGGCTGGCGCTCTTCTTGCCTTGCTCCCGCTGGATTCGGACCTACAAATGGCGCGAGTATTTGCAGGTCGATCTCATGTCCGGCATCACCGTCGGCGTCATGCTCGTTCCTCAG GCAATGTCTTATGCAAAATTGGCTGGACTTGAACCGATATACGGACTCT ACTCTGGTTTTATACCTTTATTTGTGTATGCCATATTTGGCTCATctcgtcagctagccgttggtcCAGTAGCATTGGTTTCTCTCCTGGTCTCTAATGTCTTAACTAGCATTGTTGATTCATCTGATGCATTATACACAGAACTGGCTATATTACTGGCATTTATGGTAGGGGTCATGGAATGCATTTTGGGGCTCTTGAG GCTTGGATGGATTATCCGCTTCATCAGCCACTCTGTCATTTCTGGCTTTACAACTGCTTCAGCCATTGTGATTGCCTTATCTCAAGCAAAATACTTTTTGGGATATGATATAGAACGAAGTAGCAAGATTGTGCCGTTGATAAAGAGTATTATAGCTGGAGCTGATGGG tttTCGTGGCCCCCTTTTGTAATGGGATCCGTCATTCTTGCAATTCTTTTGACCATGAAgcacttg GGAAAAACAAGGAAGTACTTGCGATTCTTGAGAGCTGCAGGCCCCCTCACAGCTGTCCTTTCGGgcacaatttttgtgaaaatatttaatCCATCTTCCATATCTTTG GTAGGAGATATACCTCAGGGTCTTCCAAGCTTTTCTATTCCTAAAGCTTTTGGATATGCTACATCTTTGATTCCCACTGCGCTTCTTATTACTGGTGTAGCTATTTTG GAATCTGTGGGCATTGCAAAAGCATTAGCTGCAAAAAATGGGTACGAGTTGGATTCGAATCAAGAG TTGTTTGGTCTTGGTGTGGCCAATATTTTTGGTTCATTTTTTTCTGCATACCCCACAACAG GTTCCTTTTCTAGGTCAGCTGTGAATCATGAAAGTGGAGCAAAAACTGGCTTATCTGGACTTGTTATGGGAATCGTAATGGCTTGTGCTCTCCTATTCATGACTCCACTGTTTGAATATATACCTCAG TGTGCTCTGGCGGCTATTGTGATTTCTGCTGTGATAGGCCTG GTGGACTATGATGAGGCTATATTTCTATGGGGTGTAGATAAGAAAGATTTTCTTCTTTGGACCATTACAGCCACTACAACATTGTTCCTTGGCATTGAGATTGGCGTCCTTATTGGG GTTGGTGTTTCGCTTGCATTTGTCATCCATGAATCAGCAAACCCGCATATTG CTGTCTTGGGGCGTCTTCCAGGCACCACCGTATATAGAAATATTCAACAGTATCCAGAAGCATATACATACAATGGAATTGTGATTGTACGAATTGACGCACCTATTTATTTTGCAAACATTAGTTACATAAAAGACAG GTTACGGGAATATGAAGTTGAGGTTGACAGGTCTACCAGTCGCGGACCAGAAGTTGAAAGAATTTATTTTGTGATCATAGAGATGGCAC CTGTAACATATATAGACTCCAGTGCTGTCCAAGCTTTGAAAGACTTGCATCAGGAGTACAAGTTACGTGATATCCAG ATAGCCATTTCCAATCTGAATGGAGAAGTTCTGAAGACCTTATCAAGCGCAGGTGTAGTAGACCTGATTGGTAAGGAGTGGTACTTTGTGAGAGTGCACGATGCAGTTCAAGTATGCCTTCAGCGCGTCCAGAGCTTAAAGGAGACACCTAAAGCAGCAGACCCTTCGTCTGAAGAGAGACTGAGTTCCTTCCAGAGATTGCTTAGGCAACGGGCAGAGGATTCATCGGTATCCGAACTGGAGTCTGGCACCCAGATTAATCCTCAGTTGGAGCCGCTTTTGTCGCGAAAATCTTCTTGA
- the LOC137733767 gene encoding probable sulfate transporter 4.2 isoform X1, translating to MQNWLDLNRYTDSEDSGFIPLFVYAIFGSSRQLAVGPVALVSLLVSNVLTSIVDSSDALYTELAILLAFMVGVMECILGLLRLGWIIRFISHSVISGFTTASAIVIALSQAKYFLGYDIERSSKIVPLIKSIIAGADGFSWPPFVMGSVILAILLTMKHLGKTRKYLRFLRAAGPLTAVLSGTIFVKIFNPSSISLVGDIPQGLPSFSIPKAFGYATSLIPTALLITGVAILESVGIAKALAAKNGYELDSNQELFGLGVANIFGSFFSAYPTTGSFSRSAVNHESGAKTGLSGLVMGIVMACALLFMTPLFEYIPQCALAAIVISAVIGLVDYDEAIFLWGVDKKDFLLWTITATTTLFLGIEIGVLIGVGVSLAFVIHESANPHIAVLGRLPGTTVYRNIQQYPEAYTYNGIVIVRIDAPIYFANISYIKDRLREYEVEVDRSTSRGPEVERIYFVIIEMAPVTYIDSSAVQALKDLHQEYKLRDIQIAISNLNGEVLKTLSSAGVVDLIGKEWYFVRVHDAVQVCLQRVQSLKETPKAADPSSEERLSSFQRLLRQRAEDSSVSELESGTQINPQLEPLLSRKSS from the exons ATGCAAAATTGGCTGGACTTGAACCGATATACGGACTCT GAAGACTCTGGTTTTATACCTTTATTTGTGTATGCCATATTTGGCTCATctcgtcagctagccgttggtcCAGTAGCATTGGTTTCTCTCCTGGTCTCTAATGTCTTAACTAGCATTGTTGATTCATCTGATGCATTATACACAGAACTGGCTATATTACTGGCATTTATGGTAGGGGTCATGGAATGCATTTTGGGGCTCTTGAG GCTTGGATGGATTATCCGCTTCATCAGCCACTCTGTCATTTCTGGCTTTACAACTGCTTCAGCCATTGTGATTGCCTTATCTCAAGCAAAATACTTTTTGGGATATGATATAGAACGAAGTAGCAAGATTGTGCCGTTGATAAAGAGTATTATAGCTGGAGCTGATGGG tttTCGTGGCCCCCTTTTGTAATGGGATCCGTCATTCTTGCAATTCTTTTGACCATGAAgcacttg GGAAAAACAAGGAAGTACTTGCGATTCTTGAGAGCTGCAGGCCCCCTCACAGCTGTCCTTTCGGgcacaatttttgtgaaaatatttaatCCATCTTCCATATCTTTG GTAGGAGATATACCTCAGGGTCTTCCAAGCTTTTCTATTCCTAAAGCTTTTGGATATGCTACATCTTTGATTCCCACTGCGCTTCTTATTACTGGTGTAGCTATTTTG GAATCTGTGGGCATTGCAAAAGCATTAGCTGCAAAAAATGGGTACGAGTTGGATTCGAATCAAGAG TTGTTTGGTCTTGGTGTGGCCAATATTTTTGGTTCATTTTTTTCTGCATACCCCACAACAG GTTCCTTTTCTAGGTCAGCTGTGAATCATGAAAGTGGAGCAAAAACTGGCTTATCTGGACTTGTTATGGGAATCGTAATGGCTTGTGCTCTCCTATTCATGACTCCACTGTTTGAATATATACCTCAG TGTGCTCTGGCGGCTATTGTGATTTCTGCTGTGATAGGCCTG GTGGACTATGATGAGGCTATATTTCTATGGGGTGTAGATAAGAAAGATTTTCTTCTTTGGACCATTACAGCCACTACAACATTGTTCCTTGGCATTGAGATTGGCGTCCTTATTGGG GTTGGTGTTTCGCTTGCATTTGTCATCCATGAATCAGCAAACCCGCATATTG CTGTCTTGGGGCGTCTTCCAGGCACCACCGTATATAGAAATATTCAACAGTATCCAGAAGCATATACATACAATGGAATTGTGATTGTACGAATTGACGCACCTATTTATTTTGCAAACATTAGTTACATAAAAGACAG GTTACGGGAATATGAAGTTGAGGTTGACAGGTCTACCAGTCGCGGACCAGAAGTTGAAAGAATTTATTTTGTGATCATAGAGATGGCAC CTGTAACATATATAGACTCCAGTGCTGTCCAAGCTTTGAAAGACTTGCATCAGGAGTACAAGTTACGTGATATCCAG ATAGCCATTTCCAATCTGAATGGAGAAGTTCTGAAGACCTTATCAAGCGCAGGTGTAGTAGACCTGATTGGTAAGGAGTGGTACTTTGTGAGAGTGCACGATGCAGTTCAAGTATGCCTTCAGCGCGTCCAGAGCTTAAAGGAGACACCTAAAGCAGCAGACCCTTCGTCTGAAGAGAGACTGAGTTCCTTCCAGAGATTGCTTAGGCAACGGGCAGAGGATTCATCGGTATCCGAACTGGAGTCTGGCACCCAGATTAATCCTCAGTTGGAGCCGCTTTTGTCGCGAAAATCTTCTTGA
- the LOC137733949 gene encoding metal tolerance protein 11-like has translation MVEPVTPDYDEESSLLQGSSIVDRSWRLNFDGFEVSSEHKEKKPPRGIHDCLGVLGTEDTVAEYYQQQVEMLEGFTEMDALAERGFIPGMSKEEKEKLAKSETFAIRISNIANMVLFAAKVYASVRSGSLAIIASTLDSLLDLLSGFILWFTAFSMQTPSPYQYPIGKKRMQPLGILVFASVMATLGLQIILESLRTLVSDEDDFNLTKNQERWVVGIMLSVTLVKFLLMLYCRSFKNEIVKAYAQDHFFDVITNIIGLVAVLLANYFDDWMDPVGAIILALYTIRTWSLTVLENVNSLVGRSAAPEYLQKLTYLCWNHHEAIRHIDTVRAYTFGSHYFVEVDIVLPADMPLQEAHDIGETLQEKLELLPEIERAFVHLDYEFSHKPEHAQSHS, from the exons ATGGTGGAGCCGGTGACGCCCGACTACGACGAGGAGAGCTCGCTGTTGCAGGGGTCGAGCATTGTCGACCGGTCGTGGCGGTTGAACTTCGACGGCTTCGAGGTGTCGTCGGAGCACAAGGAGAAGAAGCCTCCGCGCGGAATCCATGACTGCCTTGGGGTTTTAG GGACGGAGGATACTGTGGCGGAGTATTACCAACAACAGGTAGAAATGCTCGAGGGCTTTACTGAAATGGATGCCTTGGCGGAGCGTGGTTTTATTCCTGGAATGTCAAAG GAAGAGAAGGAAAAGTTGGCAAAAAGCGAGACTTTTGCCATCAGAATATCCAATATTGCAAACATGGTTCTTTTTGCGGCTAAAGTTTATGCATCTGTCAGAAGTGGTTCATTGGCCATCATTGCATCCACATTGGACTCATTGCTTGATCTTTTGTCCGGCTTCATCTTGTGGTTTACTGCATTCTCCATGCAAACCCCTAGCCCATATCAGTATCCTATTGGGAAGAAAAGAATGCAGCCGTTG ggaATCCTTGTTTTTGCCTCTGTCATGGCAACCCTGGGACTGCAGATCATCCTGGAGTCATTGCGCACACTGGTTTCTGAT GAGGATGACTTCAACTTGACCAAGAATCAAGAGCGATGGGTCGTGGGCATTATGCTCTCGGTGACTTTGGTAAAATTCCTTCTGATGCTTTACTGCCGCAGTTTCAAGAACGAAATTGTTAAAGCTTATGCCCAGGATCACTTCTTTGATGTTATAACTAACATCATTGGTCTCGTTGCTGTGCTCCTTGctaattattttgatgattgGATGGACCCCGTTGGAGCCATCATT CTGGCCTTGTACACCATTCGCACATGGTCATTGACTGTGCTGGAAAATGTGAACTCGCTAGTTGGAAGATCAGCTGCTCCCGAATATCTACAAAAATTGACATACCTTTGCTGGAACCATCACGAGGCAATACGCCATATCGATACAGTCCGGGCTTACACCTTTGGCTCACACTACTTCGTCGAGGTTGACATTGTCCTGCCGGCAGACATGCCCTTACAAGAGGCTCATGACATAGGGGAAACGCTGCAGGAGAAGCTTGAGCTCCTGCCTGAAATCGAGCGCGCCTTTGTTCATCTAGATTACGAGTTCAGCCACAAGCCGGAGCACGCACAGTCGCACTCATAA
- the LOC137733874 gene encoding beta-hexosaminidase 1-like: MSSLFLILFIISHSLCVFVNSAGEVNDSLTLLWPLPAEFTFGNKTLSVDPALSLVVGGNGGGSGILKLGFDRYREIVFKNNHGVLALNTLGGSRQSYDISKLRIVVESADEDLQLGVDESYTLFVVNNDGKSIVGEATIEANTVYGALRALETFSQLCTFDYGSKSVQVNKAPWYIKDSPRFAYRGLLIDTSRHYLPIEVIKQVIQSMSYAKLNVLHWHVIDRESFPLEVPSYPKLWNGAYTKWERYTVEDAIEIVNFAKTRGINVMAEVDVPGHAESWGTGYPDLWPSPSCREPLDVSKDLSLDVISGILTDMRKIFPFELFHLGGDEVNTTCWNTTQHVKQWLEERNMTTKDAYQYFVIKAQEIAISKNWTPVNWEETFNTFPSKLNPKTVVHNWLGSGVCPKAVAKGFRCIFSNQGVWYLDHLDVPWDVTYNADPLEGITDISQQKLVIGGEVCMWGETADTSDVQQTIWPRAAAAAERLWSRREVTSHGNSYATALSRLQYFRCLLNRRGVQAAPVTNFFARSPPTWSGSCYDQ; encoded by the exons ATGTCCTCCTTGTTCCTGATCCTGTTTATAATCTCCCATTCCCTCTGTGTTTTTGTTAATTCAGCCGGCGAAGTCAACGACTCTCTGACGTTGTTATGGCCGCTGCCGGCCGAGTTCACCTTCGGGAACAAGACCCTCTCCGTCGACCCGGCGCTCTCGCTGGTTGTTGGCGGGAACGGCGGCGGCTCCGGCATTCTGAAGTTGGGTTTTGATCGGTACAGAGAGATTGTATTCAAGAACAATCATGGGGTTTTAGCTTTGAATACACTGGGGGGAAGTAGACAGAGTTATGATATTAGTAAGCTGAGAATTGTGGTTGAATCGGCCGACGAAGAT CTTCAACTTGGTGTGGATGAGAGCTATACTTTGTTTGTGGTGAACAATGATGGCAAATCGATTGTTGGTGAGGCGACGATCGAG GCGAACACTGTGTATGGTGCTCTGCGGGCTTTGGAG ACATTCAGCCAGTTGTGTACTTTTGATTATGGGAGTAAATCTGTACAAGTAAATAAGGCACCCTGGTACATAAAGGATAGTCCAAGGTTTGCATACCGAGGACTTTTGATTG ATACATCAAGGCACTATTTACCAATTGAAGTGATTAAGCAAGTGATCCAGTCGATGTCGTATGCTAAACTT AATGTTCTTCATTGGCACGTCATAGATAGAGAGTCTTTTCCTTTAGAAGTACCTTCCTATCCAAAATTGTGGAATGGTGCGTACACAAAATGGGAGCGCTACACGGTTGAGGATGCAATTGAAATTGTCAA CTTTGCCAAAACAAGAG GCATCAATGTTATGGCCGAAGTAGATGTCCCTGGTCATGCAGAGTCATG GGGCACTGGGTATCCTGATCTTTGGCCTTCCCCTTCCTGCAGAGAGCCACTTGATGTTTCGAAGGACTTAAGTTTAGATGTGATTTCTGGAATTCTGACAG ATATGAGAAAGATTTTTCCCTTCGAGCTGTTCCACTTGGGCGGTGATGAAGTTAATACAA CTTGTTGGAACACCACCCAACATGTGAAGCAATG GCTTGAAGAGCGGAACATGACTACTAAAGATGCATATCAGTATTTTGTTATTAAAGCACAAGAAATAGCAATTTCAAAGAATTGGACCCCGGTAAACTG GGAAGAAACCTTCAATACCTTCCCATCGAAGCTCAATCCCAAGACCGTAGTGCATAACTG GTTGGGCTCAGGGGTTTGTCCAAAGGCAGTTGCCAAAGGTTTCAGATGTATTTTCAGCAATCAGGGTGTTTGGTATCTTGACCATCTAGATGTCCCTTGGGATGTTACGTACAATGCTGATCCACTTGAAGGAATTACTGATATTTCTCAGCAAAAGCTTGTTATCGGAGGAGAAGTATGTATGTGGGGGGAGACAGCTGATACGTCAGATGTTCAGCAAACAATTTGGCCTCGAGCTGCAGCTGCTGCAG AACGCTTGTGGAGCAGGAGGGAGGTAACATCTCATGGAAATAGTTATGCAACAGCACTATCTCGGCTACAATACTTTAGATGTCTCTTAAACAGACGTGGAGTTCAAGCTGCTCCAGTAACAAACTTCTTTGCTCGAAGTCCACCAACTTGGTCTGGATCATGCTACGATCAATAA
- the LOC137734604 gene encoding protein-tyrosine-phosphatase MKP1-like, translating into MVSKEDASATSRPPAQLSSSRKMFWRSASWSASRTNPETEERDIADPNVIVGNSVQNHRRFPVPLTPRSQQNSKVKSGLPPLQLPIARRSLDEWPKAGSDDIGEWPQPPTPSGRSGGERLKLDLSTIQRNPEKNCGLVRRDKIAFFDKECSKVAEHIYLGGDAVARDRDILKQNGITHVLNCVGFVCPEYFKADFVYRTLWLQDSPTEDITSILYDVFDYFEDVREQGGRVLVHCCQGVSRSTSLVIAYHMWREGQSFDDAFQYVKAARGIADPNMGFACQLLQCQKRVHAFPLSPSSLLRVYRIAPHSPYDPLHLVPKMLNDPSLSALDSRGAFIVHIPSAIYVWIGKNCEAIMENDARGAVCQIVRYEKVQGPITIIKEGEEPAYFWDAFSNILPLMDRSGNEGEAGESIVKIRPGERKSDIYNIDFEIFQKAISGGIVPPFASSENELETHLPARESSWSALRRKFASGNMKDFVSAPRISLSRVYSDSRILVHSAKNSSSPLSASSSSSSSSSSSPPYLSPDSISSESSTNSKYFSESSTDSPSAASCSLPVSSMLSDDSDMSLLSAKPSDQPMSNTLENVVSSCSSQPYSRSISLPSKKISSSLAERRGSLSLKLPVMSDEMRLMSTTSKFLPSKEDGVRINNNTCSVGHVDNIDNAVESKDDVQNEGGDSTHQCNKSPHWGDSIGLCQKEASFIKHSTKAWNPLGEGTEFSASKEIVESCPAQCNFMQPFVCHWPSLEKIAAFGVRELDSKAAYTIFSPNTGFEKSEDRVLYLWVGKFFDNDKFSIQLDSGRERTDVEKTDWDQVGFHVLIQMGLPKDTIIKIVKENEEPVEFLELLSRL; encoded by the exons ATGGTGAGTAAGGAGGATGCCTCCGCTACTTCACGGCCACCGGCCCAGCTTTCGAGCTCTCGGAAGATGTTCTGGCGCTCAGCGTCGTGGTCTGCTTCACGGACCAACCCTGAGACTGAGGAAAGAGACATAGCAGATCCAAATGTCATTGTAGGAAACAGTGTCCAAAACCATCGTAGGTTTCCTGTACCCTTAACCCCTCGGTCCCAGCAGAATAGCAAGGTTAAGTCTGGTTTGCCCCCCTTGCAATTGCCCATCGCTCGGCGTAGCTTAGATGAGTGGCCCAAGGCAGGTTCAGACGATATTGGTGAGTGGCCACAACCTCCTACCCCGAGTGGCAGAAGTGGTGGGGAGAGGTTGAAGCTTGATTTGTCAACGATTCAGCGAAACCCTGAAAAGAATTGTGGACTTGTGAGGAGGGATAAGATTGCTTTCTTTGATAAAGAGTGTTCCAAAGTGGCTGAACACATTTATCTTGGCGGAGATGCTGTTGCAAGGGACAGGGACATACTTAAGCAGAATGGGATCACACATGTTCTGAATTGTGTGGGTTTTGTTTGTCCCGAGTATTTCAAGGCGGATTTTGTGTATAGAACTCTATGGTTGCAAGATAGTCCGACTGAAGATATTACAAGTATTCTATATGATGTTTTTGATTACTTTGAAGATGTGAGGGAACAAGGTGGAAGAGTTTTGGTTCATTGTTGTCAAGGTGTGTCTCGGTCCACATCATTGGTGATTGCGTATCATATGTGGAGGGAAGGACAGAGTTTTGATGATGCATTTCAATATGTGAAGGCAGCAAGAGGTATTGCTGATCCAAATATGGGTTTTGCTTGTCAGTTATTGCAGTGCCAAAAGAGGGTCCATGCTTTCCCTCTTAGCCCAAGTTCACTATTGCGGGTGTACAGAATTGCCCCCCATTCACCATATGATCCTTTGCATCTTGTTCCAAAAATGTTGAATGATCCTTCGCTGTCTGCCCTGGATTCTAGAGGTGCATTTATTGTTCATATACCTTCTGCCATATATGTTTGGATTGGTAAGAATTGTGAGGCCATCATGGAAAACGATGCAAGAGGGGCAGTTTGTCAGATCGTTCGGTATGAGAAAGTGCAAGGTCCAATAACAATAATCAAGGAAGGGGAAGAACCAGCTTATTTTTGGGATGCTTTTTCAAACATTTTACCTTTGATGGATAGGTCTGGCAATGAAGGGGAGGCTGGGGAGTCAATAGTTAAGATTCGCCCGGGTGAAAGGAAATCAGACATATATAatattgattttgaaattttccAGAAAGCTATTAGTGGTGGTATTGTACCTCCATTTGCATCCTCAGAGAACGAACTCGAAACCCATCTTCCTGCTAGAGAGAGCAGCTGGAGTGCCCTCAGGCGTAAGTTTGCCTCTGGCAATATGAAGGACTTTGTGTCAGCACCCAGGATATCCCTCTCCAGGGTCTATTCAGATTCTAGGATATTAGTTCATTCAGCTAAAAATTCGTCATCACCTTTATCAGCGtcctcttcatcttcatcatcctcttcttcttcacctCCATATCTTTCACCAGATTCCATCTCTTCTGAATCAAGCACTAATTCAAAGTACTTTTCAGAATCCTCTACGGATTCCCCATCTGCAGCTTCATGCTCTCTTCCAGTATCTTCAATGTTGTCAGATGATTCTGACATGTCTCTCCTCTCAGCTAAACCATCAGATCAGCCCATGTCTAACACTCTAGAAAATGTTGTTTCCAGTTGTAGTTCACAGCCCTATTCTAGATCAATCTCATTACcatctaaaaaaatttcttcgtCGCTTGCAGAGCGCAGAGGTAGTTTGTCTCTTAAATTACCTGTAATGAGTGATGAGATGAGGCTGATGAGTACTACGTCAAAATTTCTTCCCAGTAAAGAAGATGGTGTTAGGATAAACAACAATACTTGTTCTGTAGGCCATGTAGATAATATTGACAATGCTGTAGAGTCGAAGGATGATGTTCAAAATGAAGGGGGAGATTCAACACATCAATGCAACAAATCCCCGCATTGGGGAGATAGCATTGGCTTATGCCAGAAGGAAGCTTCTTTCATTAAACATTCCACTAAGGCTTGGAACCCTTTGGGTGAAGGTACAGAATTCTCTGCCTCAAAGGAGATTGTGGAAAGTTGTCCAGCGCAATGCAATTTTATGCAACCTTTTGTGTGCCACTGGCCCAGTTTAGAGAAGATAGCAGCATTTGGTGTGAGAGAATTAGATTCTAAAGCTGCTTACACTATTTTCTCACCAAACACAGGCTTTGAAAAAAGTGAAGACAGGGTTTTGTACCTCTGGGTGGGGAAATTTTTCGACAATGATAAGTTTTCCATTCAATTAGATAGTGGCAGAGAGAGAACTGATGTAGAAAAGACTGACTGGGATCAAGTTGGTTTTCATGTTCTTATCCAAATGGGTCTGCCAAAGGATACAATCATTAAG ATTgttaaagaaaatgaagaacCAGTGGAGTTTCTTGAATTATTGAGCCGGTTGTAG